From Rhodopseudomonas palustris, a single genomic window includes:
- a CDS encoding DNA-binding protein — MKSIYLNRKQAAHYVTEMWGVPCSYKWLAKLVVVGGGPRHWKWGRAVRYRADALDAWVFGRMTGPFASSSEAHLHLRAFSYLKSGQGLPFEEA; from the coding sequence ATGAAATCTATCTACCTCAATCGCAAGCAGGCCGCCCACTACGTTACAGAGATGTGGGGCGTGCCGTGTTCCTACAAATGGCTGGCCAAGCTCGTTGTCGTCGGCGGCGGCCCGAGGCATTGGAAATGGGGACGTGCCGTCCGTTATCGCGCTGACGCCCTGGATGCATGGGTGTTCGGTCGCATGACTGGCCCCTTCGCCTCCTCAAGCGAGGCTCATTTGCACCTTCGAGCTTTCTCTTATTTGAAGAGCGGCCAAGGCCTGCCATTCGAGGAGGCCTAA